One genomic segment of Theobroma cacao cultivar B97-61/B2 chromosome 6, Criollo_cocoa_genome_V2, whole genome shotgun sequence includes these proteins:
- the LOC18596016 gene encoding uncharacterized protein LOC18596016 isoform X1, with protein sequence MTRRCSHCSNNGHNSRTCPTRGGGGSGGVGGGVKLFGVRLTDGSIIKKSASMGNLSSAHYHSSSSAAASPNPDSPLSDHVRDPNHVPDGYLSDDPAAHASTNRRGERKKGVPWTEEEHRLFLIGLQKLGKGDWRGIARNFVMSRTPTQVASHAQKYFIRQSNVTRRKRRSSLFDMVPDDMATDTPPVPEDQVLLPSSQVEEADNANSIPSLNLSLNSEFEHGEAASQETVQETEETMMGSSEFTPMIHGFLPPYLPVPYPFWPPNPAPPHEEKGVEASQHQVLKPIPLLPKEPVNLDELVGMSQLSIGETENGHREPSPLSLKLLGEPSRQSAFHANAPVGGTDLSKGKTGAIQAV encoded by the exons ATGACTCGGCGATGCTCGCATTGCAGCAACAACGGCCACAACTCCCGCACGTGTCCCACGCGGGGTGGTGGCGGAAGCGGCGGAGTTGGCGGAGGAGTGAAGCTATTCGGTGTTCGTTTGACGGACGGGTCAATAATAAAGAAGAGTGCGAGTATGGGAAATTTGTCGTCCGCGCACTACCATAGCTCGTCATCAGCCGCCGCTTCACCTAATCCGGACTCGCCTTTATCGGATCACGTCCGTGACCCGAACCACGTGCCCGACGGCTACCTCTCTGATGACCCCGCCGCACACGCCTCTACAAACCGTCgcggagagagaaagaaag GTGTCCCATGGACTGAAGAGGAACATCGGCTCTTTCTAATTGGCCTCCAGAAATTAGGGAAAGGGGATTGGCGGGGTATAGCCAGAAACTTTGTAATGTCAAGGACACCTACTCAGGTAGCAAGTCATGCCCAGAAGTATTTCATCCGTCAGAGTAATGTTACTCGAAGAAAGAGACGTTCAAGCCTTTTCGACATGGTCCCAGATGATATG GCTACAGATACTCCCCCAGTGCCTGAAGACCAAGTTTTGCTGCCTTCTTCACAGGTGGAAGAAGCGGATAATGCAAATTCAATACCTTCATTAAATCTCTCTCTCAACTCTGAATTTGAGCATGGAGAAGCTGCTTCACAAGAAACAGTTCAAGAAACTGAAGAAACCATGATGGGATCAAGTGAATTCACACCAATGATCCATGGTTTCTTGCCACCTTATTTACCTGTTCCTTACCCATTTTGGCCGCCAAATCCAGCCCCTCCTCATGAAGAGAAGGGCGTAGAGGCATCTCAACATCAGGTACTGAAGCCGATTCCATTACTTCCCAAGGAACCTGTCAATCTAGATGAACTAGTTGGAATGTCTCAGCTTAGTATAGGAGAGACTGAGAATGGCCATAGAGAGCCCTCTCCACTATCCCTGAAACTGCTAGGAGAACCATCGCGACAATCAGCATTTCATGCAAATGCACCCGTTGGTGGCACAGATTTGAGCAAGGGCAAGACTGGTGCAATTCAAGCGGTTTGA
- the LOC18596016 gene encoding uncharacterized protein LOC18596016 isoform X2 codes for MADEDIQLYWIYLQQYSCLGVPWTEEEHRLFLIGLQKLGKGDWRGIARNFVMSRTPTQVASHAQKYFIRQSNVTRRKRRSSLFDMVPDDMATDTPPVPEDQVLLPSSQVEEADNANSIPSLNLSLNSEFEHGEAASQETVQETEETMMGSSEFTPMIHGFLPPYLPVPYPFWPPNPAPPHEEKGVEASQHQVLKPIPLLPKEPVNLDELVGMSQLSIGETENGHREPSPLSLKLLGEPSRQSAFHANAPVGGTDLSKGKTGAIQAV; via the exons ATGGCTGATGAGGACATCCAACTCTACTGGATATACCTCCAGCAGTACAGCTGTTTGG GTGTCCCATGGACTGAAGAGGAACATCGGCTCTTTCTAATTGGCCTCCAGAAATTAGGGAAAGGGGATTGGCGGGGTATAGCCAGAAACTTTGTAATGTCAAGGACACCTACTCAGGTAGCAAGTCATGCCCAGAAGTATTTCATCCGTCAGAGTAATGTTACTCGAAGAAAGAGACGTTCAAGCCTTTTCGACATGGTCCCAGATGATATG GCTACAGATACTCCCCCAGTGCCTGAAGACCAAGTTTTGCTGCCTTCTTCACAGGTGGAAGAAGCGGATAATGCAAATTCAATACCTTCATTAAATCTCTCTCTCAACTCTGAATTTGAGCATGGAGAAGCTGCTTCACAAGAAACAGTTCAAGAAACTGAAGAAACCATGATGGGATCAAGTGAATTCACACCAATGATCCATGGTTTCTTGCCACCTTATTTACCTGTTCCTTACCCATTTTGGCCGCCAAATCCAGCCCCTCCTCATGAAGAGAAGGGCGTAGAGGCATCTCAACATCAGGTACTGAAGCCGATTCCATTACTTCCCAAGGAACCTGTCAATCTAGATGAACTAGTTGGAATGTCTCAGCTTAGTATAGGAGAGACTGAGAATGGCCATAGAGAGCCCTCTCCACTATCCCTGAAACTGCTAGGAGAACCATCGCGACAATCAGCATTTCATGCAAATGCACCCGTTGGTGGCACAGATTTGAGCAAGGGCAAGACTGGTGCAATTCAAGCGGTTTGA